A region of Mycobacteriales bacterium DNA encodes the following proteins:
- the pgeF gene encoding peptidoglycan editing factor PgeF: MAGADIGSAGSGSIGAGAFEPVLAELPAGFVGGFTTRGGGISSQPWAALNLGLGVGDDPALVGANRRLVANWLGVPRLVLPRQQHGADVHLARVGDSNDVGEPAVDALVSGAAGLAVGVLVADCVPVLLADPRTGMFGAVHAGRRGLAAGVIQAAMQTMATAGARPADMVAVVGPAVCGGCYEVPQEMQAEVAAVVPGTASTTRSGTPALDLPAGAAEILRGLGVGAVAASRLCTIEDPRFYSYRRDGRTGRFAAVIAQQAVR, from the coding sequence GTGGCAGGCGCAGATATCGGTTCGGCCGGATCGGGTTCGATCGGCGCCGGAGCGTTCGAGCCGGTGCTTGCCGAACTCCCCGCGGGCTTCGTCGGCGGTTTCACCACACGCGGCGGAGGCATCAGCTCGCAACCGTGGGCCGCGCTGAACCTCGGTCTGGGCGTGGGGGACGACCCAGCACTCGTCGGTGCCAACCGGCGCCTGGTTGCGAACTGGCTCGGAGTTCCGCGACTGGTCCTGCCACGCCAGCAACACGGCGCGGATGTACACCTCGCCCGCGTCGGCGATTCAAACGACGTTGGTGAGCCGGCCGTAGACGCGCTCGTGAGCGGTGCGGCCGGGCTGGCGGTCGGCGTCCTGGTCGCGGACTGCGTGCCCGTCCTTCTCGCCGATCCGCGCACGGGAATGTTCGGTGCGGTGCACGCCGGGCGACGCGGACTCGCTGCAGGGGTCATCCAAGCGGCGATGCAGACGATGGCCACAGCCGGCGCCCGCCCCGCCGACATGGTTGCGGTGGTCGGCCCGGCGGTGTGCGGAGGCTGCTACGAGGTGCCGCAGGAGATGCAGGCCGAGGTGGCTGCCGTCGTACCCGGCACTGCGAGTACGACGCGGTCTGGCACGCCCGCGCTCGACCTGCCCGCCGGCGCGGCCGAGATCCTTCGTGGCCTCGGAGTGGGCGCCGTCGCGGCGTCCCGTCTCTGCACCATTGAGGATCCGCGCTTCTACTCCTACCGCCGCGATGGCCGCACCGGCCGGTTCGCCGCGGTGATCGCGCAGCAGGCAGTGCGATGA
- a CDS encoding YggS family pyridoxal phosphate-dependent enzyme has translation MTGPTPDPRRAAEIAANLADVNARISAACLAAGRDPAELTLIAVTKTFPASDIAILAGLGVTDIGENRDQEAAPKHDECGGLGLRWHFVGQLQRRKSGSVAKYADVVHSVDRLELADALARAADSAGRSLTALIQVSLDPSAAEHEGRGGASPRAVAELADRIAGVEPLRLGGVMGVAPLGGSSDDAFEQLAQVSRQLRRTHPAATIVSAGMTGDFESAIRHGATHLRIGSALLGPRSGVVG, from the coding sequence ATGACCGGCCCGACGCCCGACCCGCGCCGTGCGGCCGAGATCGCCGCCAACCTCGCCGACGTCAACGCGCGCATCAGCGCGGCGTGCCTGGCCGCCGGACGGGACCCGGCAGAGCTGACTCTGATCGCGGTGACGAAGACGTTTCCGGCTAGTGACATCGCGATCCTCGCCGGCCTCGGCGTCACGGATATCGGAGAGAACCGCGATCAGGAGGCCGCACCGAAGCATGACGAATGCGGCGGCCTCGGTCTGCGCTGGCACTTCGTCGGCCAGTTGCAGCGGCGCAAGAGCGGGTCGGTCGCGAAGTACGCCGACGTCGTGCACTCGGTCGACCGGCTCGAGCTGGCCGACGCGTTGGCGCGGGCCGCCGACAGCGCCGGGCGCAGCCTGACCGCCTTGATCCAGGTGTCGCTCGACCCCTCGGCGGCCGAGCACGAGGGTCGAGGTGGTGCTTCGCCGCGCGCGGTTGCGGAGCTCGCCGACCGGATCGCCGGCGTCGAGCCGCTCCGCCTCGGCGGGGTGATGGGGGTCGCTCCGCTCGGTGGGTCCAGCGATGACGCGTTCGAGCAACTTGCGCAGGTGTCACGGCAGCTGCGACGAACTCATCCGGCCGCAACGATCGTCTCGGCGGGGATGACCGGTGACTTCGAGTCCGCGATCCGGCACGGCGCGACACACCTTCGGATCGGATCGGCGTTGCTCGGCCCGCGCAGCGGGGTGGTCGGCTAG
- the sepF gene encoding cell division protein SepF has translation MAGAMRKMAVYLGLVEDEELDGAYDDGYEDGAAFDDRTHVVRRQEEPTLRVTRPDEVMERQPVARHEPVDTLDAYRITTVHPRNYNEARIIGEHFRDGTPVIMNLTDMDDSDAKRLVDFAAGLVFGRRGSIERVTQKVFLLTPANVEITAEDKSRIAGAGFFNQS, from the coding sequence ATGGCCGGCGCGATGCGCAAGATGGCCGTCTACCTGGGGCTCGTGGAGGACGAAGAGCTCGATGGCGCCTACGACGACGGCTACGAGGATGGTGCTGCGTTCGATGACCGGACTCACGTGGTCCGGCGACAAGAGGAGCCGACGCTTCGCGTGACCCGCCCCGACGAAGTGATGGAGCGTCAGCCGGTCGCCCGGCACGAGCCGGTCGACACGCTGGATGCCTACCGCATCACGACGGTGCATCCGCGCAACTACAACGAGGCCCGCATCATCGGCGAGCACTTCAGGGACGGCACTCCGGTGATCATGAACCTCACCGACATGGACGACTCGGACGCCAAACGGCTGGTCGACTTCGCCGCCGGCTTGGTCTTCGGCCGGCGCGGAAGCATCGAGCGGGTCACGCAAAAGGTGTTCCTGCTCACTCCCGCCAATGTGGAGATCACCGCCGAGGACAAGTCGCGCATCGCCGGAGCCGGCTTCTTCAATCAGAGCTGA
- a CDS encoding YggT family protein, with protein sequence MIAAIIAIYVLYAFVALLLLRLIIDYVMYFARSFRPTGIWAALLELAYSVTDPPLRALRRVIPPLRLGRFALDLSFIVLFISAYVLIDVISSYT encoded by the coding sequence GTGATTGCGGCAATCATCGCGATCTATGTGCTCTACGCGTTCGTCGCGTTGCTGCTGCTGCGGCTCATCATCGACTACGTCATGTACTTCGCGCGGAGCTTCCGTCCCACCGGGATCTGGGCCGCGTTGCTCGAGCTCGCCTACAGCGTGACCGACCCGCCGCTTCGTGCGCTTCGCCGGGTGATCCCGCCGCTTCGGCTCGGCCGGTTCGCGCTCGACCTGTCCTTCATCGTGTTGTTCATATCCGCGTATGTTCTTATCGACGTCATCTCGTCGTACACCTGA